The following coding sequences lie in one Bordetella genomosp. 9 genomic window:
- a CDS encoding NAD(P)-dependent oxidoreductase — protein MSAPRVGFIGVGSMGWPMATRLHQAGFGLTVFDAAPGHAARFAAEVGGQAAADCKALAAQSEIVVTMLPTSAIVESVLQGPQGVLAGLRPGAVIVEMSSGVPAHTQRLAQSVTEAGGELVDAPVSGGVPRARTGELAIMFGGSAATLERVRPVLQAMGSSVLHTGAVGSAHAMKALNNLVSAGGFLIGVEAMLIGQQFGLDPEVIVDVLNASTGMNNSTQKKFKQFVLSRAFNSGFGLDLMVKDLGIALGMAGDTGTPTPFAALCREMWAAAGKSLGKGQDHTAVARLCEQLAGVELKPRRDG, from the coding sequence ATGAGCGCCCCGCGCGTAGGCTTCATCGGGGTCGGCAGCATGGGCTGGCCGATGGCGACGCGGCTGCACCAGGCCGGGTTCGGCTTGACGGTGTTCGACGCCGCGCCGGGCCACGCCGCGCGCTTTGCGGCGGAAGTGGGCGGGCAGGCCGCGGCGGACTGCAAGGCCCTGGCTGCGCAAAGCGAAATCGTCGTCACCATGCTGCCGACCAGCGCCATCGTGGAAAGCGTTCTGCAAGGGCCACAGGGCGTCCTGGCCGGCTTGCGGCCCGGCGCCGTCATCGTGGAGATGAGCTCCGGTGTGCCCGCTCACACGCAGCGCCTGGCCCAGTCCGTTACGGAAGCGGGCGGCGAGCTCGTCGATGCGCCGGTATCCGGCGGCGTGCCGCGCGCCCGCACGGGCGAGCTCGCGATCATGTTCGGTGGAAGCGCCGCCACCCTGGAACGCGTGCGGCCCGTGCTGCAGGCGATGGGCAGCTCGGTGCTGCACACCGGCGCGGTCGGCAGCGCCCACGCCATGAAGGCGCTGAACAACCTGGTGTCGGCCGGCGGCTTTCTGATCGGCGTGGAAGCGATGCTGATCGGCCAGCAGTTCGGGCTCGACCCGGAGGTGATCGTCGATGTGCTCAACGCGTCGACCGGGATGAACAACTCCACGCAGAAAAAATTCAAGCAATTCGTGCTGTCGCGGGCGTTCAACTCCGGCTTCGGCCTGGACCTGATGGTCAAGGACCTTGGCATCGCGCTGGGCATGGCCGGCGACACCGGCACGCCTACCCCGTTCGCCGCCTTGTGCCGCGAGATGTGGGCGGCGGCCGGCAAGTCGCTGGGCAAGGGGCAGGACCACACCGCGGTCGCGCGCCTGTGCGAACAGTTGGCAGGCGTCGAACTGAAGCCGCGCCGCGACGGCTGA